One Roseburia rectibacter DNA window includes the following coding sequences:
- a CDS encoding NfeD family protein has translation MEIMVWLALIVFFVVLEIATVGLTSIWLAGGSLAGLICAAFGMGIVGQIIVFAVVSFVLLYFTRPWALKYLKPHLVRTNYEEAVGKNVCVTEQINNVKGTGTAVMNGLEWTARSVDDDKIFEPGEIVTVKEIKGVTLYVTESNEMPKMQKSEKKEEL, from the coding sequence ATGGAGATAATGGTTTGGCTGGCATTGATCGTATTTTTTGTGGTATTAGAGATCGCTACCGTTGGACTGACTTCAATCTGGCTGGCAGGAGGAAGCCTTGCAGGATTAATCTGTGCAGCATTTGGAATGGGGATTGTGGGACAGATCATCGTATTTGCAGTGGTATCATTTGTACTGCTTTATTTTACAAGACCATGGGCACTGAAATATTTGAAACCGCATCTGGTCAGGACAAATTATGAGGAGGCAGTCGGGAAAAATGTCTGTGTTACGGAACAGATCAATAATGTAAAAGGAACCGGAACGGCTGTTATGAATGGACTGGAATGGACTGCCCGTTCGGTGGATGATGACAAAATCTTTGAACCGGGAGAGATCGTTACGGTAAAAGAAATCAAAGGTGTCACTCTCTATGTGACGGAGAGTAATGAGATGCCTAAAATGCAGAAAAGTGAAAAAAAAGAGGAATTATAA
- a CDS encoding SPFH domain-containing protein translates to MPGVIVALIILIIVALLIAVSCVKIVPQATACVVERLGGYLATWSVGIHFKAPFIDRVAKRVVLKEQVVDFPPQPVITKDNVTMQIDTVVYFQITDPKLYAYGVENPIMAIENLTATTLRNIIGDLELDETLTSRETINTKMRSSLDVATDPWGIKVNRVELKNIIPPAAIQDAMEKQMKAERERREAILRAEGEKKSTVLVAEGKKESAILDAEAEKQAAILRAEAKKEATIREAEGQAEAILKIQQANADGLRMIKEAAPDQNVIQLKSLEAFAKAADGKATKIIIPSEIQGIAGLAKSVTEIAADHK, encoded by the coding sequence ATGCCGGGAGTAATTGTAGCACTTATTATTTTAATCATTGTGGCACTGCTTATCGCTGTATCCTGTGTAAAGATCGTTCCACAGGCAACTGCATGCGTGGTAGAGCGTCTGGGAGGTTATCTTGCAACATGGTCTGTAGGTATTCATTTTAAAGCACCGTTTATCGACCGTGTGGCAAAAAGAGTTGTATTGAAAGAACAGGTGGTGGATTTCCCGCCGCAGCCGGTTATCACAAAAGATAACGTAACGATGCAGATCGATACTGTTGTATATTTCCAGATCACAGACCCGAAGCTTTATGCATATGGAGTGGAAAATCCGATCATGGCGATCGAGAATCTGACAGCAACAACACTGCGTAACATCATTGGTGATCTTGAACTTGATGAGACACTGACATCGAGAGAGACAATCAACACGAAGATGAGATCTTCTTTAGATGTTGCGACTGATCCATGGGGAATCAAAGTCAACCGTGTTGAGTTAAAGAATATCATCCCGCCTGCAGCGATCCAGGATGCGATGGAGAAACAGATGAAGGCAGAGCGTGAGCGACGTGAAGCGATCCTGCGTGCAGAGGGTGAAAAGAAATCAACAGTCCTCGTTGCAGAAGGTAAGAAAGAATCTGCAATTCTTGACGCAGAGGCAGAGAAACAGGCAGCAATTTTACGTGCAGAGGCAAAGAAAGAGGCAACGATCCGCGAGGCAGAAGGTCAGGCAGAAGCTATTCTTAAGATCCAGCAGGCAAACGCAGATGGACTTCGTATGATCAAAGAAGCAGCACCGGATCAGAACGTGATCCAGTTAAAGAGCTTAGAGGCGTTTGCAAAAGCAGCAGACGGAAAAGCAACCAAGATCATCATTCCATCTGAGATTCAGGGAATCGCCGGTCTTGCAAAATCTGTTACGGAAATTGCAGCAGATCATAAATAA
- a CDS encoding lysylphosphatidylglycerol synthase transmembrane domain-containing protein: MAVIGIIVYTFRDSAGPILEQLKKTSPAVVIGICLMAAVYQIIEGIITTVLAKQYRSSFAYKNGITNAFLCSFYRVATLGSGSGVAAIIYLGEHGIEYGGGFGLYMIQYALHKISIALFSAIFFVMNWEFMRNWFGDYAGLLAAGYVLTLVITLGLFLFCCSNRFHHLICRLLDFANQKFHGKFEIMAEEIKRQCMMLEDASNHLMKNKKVTTEVIFLCLLKCCFWYGIPYLLFKGVRFQENPALTLAQVLAITSLSVMLAAVIPSPAGIGSTEFVFTSLFAGIVGTGMAGSASLLYRFGTFVFPFLVGTVVVIVRHIRRKRASKDLI, encoded by the coding sequence CTGGCAGTCATTGGTATTATCGTGTATACTTTCCGTGATTCGGCAGGACCAATTTTAGAACAGTTAAAAAAAACATCACCGGCCGTTGTCATTGGCATTTGTCTGATGGCAGCGGTATATCAGATCATAGAAGGCATTATCACGACCGTGCTCGCAAAGCAGTATCGGTCGTCTTTTGCATATAAAAATGGTATTACGAATGCGTTCCTTTGTTCTTTTTACCGGGTGGCAACGTTAGGAAGCGGTTCCGGAGTTGCAGCGATCATTTATCTGGGTGAGCATGGAATTGAATATGGCGGGGGATTTGGACTGTATATGATACAGTATGCGCTCCACAAAATAAGCATTGCATTGTTTTCTGCAATCTTTTTTGTGATGAACTGGGAATTTATGAGAAACTGGTTTGGTGATTATGCGGGACTTTTAGCTGCCGGATATGTGCTTACACTGGTGATAACACTTGGGTTGTTTTTATTCTGCTGTTCGAACCGGTTTCATCATCTGATCTGCCGGCTGCTTGACTTCGCAAATCAGAAATTTCATGGAAAATTTGAAATAATGGCAGAAGAGATCAAAAGGCAGTGCATGATGCTTGAGGATGCTTCGAACCATCTGATGAAAAACAAAAAAGTTACCACAGAGGTGATCTTTCTTTGCCTGTTGAAATGCTGTTTCTGGTACGGAATACCGTATCTTCTTTTTAAAGGTGTCCGGTTTCAGGAAAATCCTGCACTGACTCTGGCGCAGGTGCTTGCGATCACGTCACTGTCTGTCATGCTTGCGGCAGTGATTCCATCACCGGCAGGAATCGGATCGACAGAATTTGTTTTTACCAGCCTGTTTGCAGGGATCGTCGGGACAGGTATGGCGGGATCAGCGTCACTTCTGTACCGTTTTGGCACATTTGTATTTCCATTTTTAGTGGGTACAGTTGTTGTGATTGTAAGGCATATCCGCAGGAAGAGAGCTTCTAAAGATCTCATCTGA
- a CDS encoding radical SAM protein: MANLALTVERKAFSVAIDAALKSLNKDREKGLLQIVDLTEKFMGDNFRKEAYDGVRKMIQNPDHKWMRYVNRLLDETDPHVAKMTALNLGFQAAFYGTKTIRKMREVHGCNIPWLILMDPTSACNLHCTGCWAAEYGNKLNLSFDELDSIVTQGKELGIYFYMMTGGEPLVRKADIIKLCEKHNDCAFHCYTNGTLVDQKLCDDMKRVGNLSLSISLEGFEDANDFRRGEGVYDKVLHAMDLLHENGLIFGNSVCYTSKNMDAVTSDEFFDLLIEHGSRFAWYFHLMPVGMKAAPDLMPTKEQREYIYHRIREVRAMEGGKEIFVMDFQNDGEFVGGCIAGGRNYCHINPKGDVEPCVFIHYSGANIREKSLLECLKQPLFMAYRDNQPFNENMLRPCPMLENPEILQRMVHETGAHSTDVEEAEPVEHLCGKCEAYACEWKETADRLWKEHPYKQKGYTNFKKK; encoded by the coding sequence ATGGCGAATTTAGCACTGACAGTAGAGAGAAAAGCATTCAGCGTCGCAATCGATGCTGCATTAAAAAGTTTGAACAAGGATCGTGAGAAAGGATTATTACAGATCGTAGATCTTACAGAGAAATTTATGGGAGATAACTTCCGTAAAGAGGCTTATGACGGTGTAAGAAAAATGATTCAGAATCCGGATCACAAATGGATGCGTTATGTAAACCGTCTGTTAGATGAGACAGATCCGCATGTTGCGAAGATGACGGCATTAAACCTTGGATTTCAGGCTGCATTTTATGGAACAAAGACCATTCGTAAAATGAGAGAGGTTCATGGCTGCAATATTCCATGGCTGATCTTAATGGATCCAACTAGTGCATGTAACCTTCACTGTACCGGATGCTGGGCAGCTGAGTACGGTAATAAATTAAATCTTTCCTTTGATGAACTTGACAGCATCGTAACACAGGGAAAAGAACTTGGTATTTATTTTTACATGATGACTGGTGGAGAGCCGCTGGTTCGTAAAGCAGATATCATCAAACTTTGTGAGAAACACAATGACTGTGCATTCCACTGCTATACAAACGGTACGCTCGTAGACCAGAAACTCTGCGATGATATGAAACGTGTCGGCAACCTTTCCTTATCCATCAGCCTTGAGGGATTTGAGGATGCGAACGATTTCCGCCGTGGAGAGGGCGTATATGATAAAGTTCTTCATGCAATGGATCTTTTACATGAGAACGGATTGATTTTCGGAAACAGTGTATGCTATACTAGCAAAAACATGGATGCTGTTACATCTGACGAGTTCTTTGATCTTTTGATCGAGCATGGAAGCCGTTTCGCATGGTATTTCCATCTGATGCCGGTAGGTATGAAGGCAGCTCCGGATCTGATGCCGACCAAAGAACAGCGTGAATACATCTATCACAGAATCCGTGAGGTTCGTGCGATGGAAGGTGGAAAAGAGATCTTTGTTATGGACTTCCAGAATGATGGAGAGTTCGTAGGCGGATGTATCGCAGGAGGAAGAAACTACTGCCACATCAACCCGAAGGGTGACGTGGAGCCTTGTGTATTTATTCATTACTCCGGTGCAAATATCCGTGAGAAATCACTGTTAGAGTGCTTAAAACAGCCGTTATTCATGGCATACAGAGATAACCAGCCGTTCAATGAGAATATGCTTCGTCCATGCCCGATGCTTGAGAATCCTGAGATCTTACAGCGTATGGTACATGAAACAGGTGCACACTCCACAGATGTTGAGGAGGCAGAGCCGGTAGAACATTTATGTGGAAAATGTGAGGCATATGCATGTGAATGGAAAGAGACTGCAGACAGACTCTGGAAGGAGCATCCATACAAACAAAAAGGCTACACCAATTTCAAAAAGAAATAA
- a CDS encoding D-2-hydroxyacid dehydrogenase has protein sequence MNIVFLDAKTIGEDIDLSGYDRLGTVVKYGFSTAEEARERTKDADVVIVNKVQINEASIGEAEHLKLVCVTATGTNNLDKTYLDEHGIAWRNVAGYSTETVAQHTFALLFYLWEKLRYYDDYVKSEKYAGDITFTHFDNVFHDLNGKTWGIIGLGAIGRRVADIAKMFGCHVIYYSTTGKNNQPGYERVEFEELLAKSDIISVHAPLTEQTEELMNAAAFSKMKPSAIFLNLGRGPIVVEKDLADALENKTIAGAGLDVLTVEPMSAENPLKRIKDSNRLIITPHIAWASLEARTRLMKIIEGQIRDFFGEDNK, from the coding sequence ATGAACATTGTATTTCTGGACGCAAAGACGATCGGGGAAGACATTGATCTCTCTGGATATGACAGACTTGGAACTGTTGTAAAATATGGATTTTCCACAGCCGAGGAGGCAAGAGAGCGCACAAAAGATGCGGATGTGGTAATTGTGAATAAAGTGCAGATCAATGAGGCGTCGATCGGTGAGGCAGAACATTTAAAACTGGTCTGTGTCACCGCAACCGGAACAAACAATCTGGATAAGACATATCTGGATGAACATGGCATTGCATGGAGAAATGTTGCCGGATATTCCACGGAAACTGTAGCGCAGCACACATTTGCCCTGTTATTTTATCTCTGGGAAAAATTAAGATACTATGATGATTATGTCAAATCAGAAAAATATGCCGGAGATATCACATTTACTCATTTTGACAACGTATTCCATGACTTGAATGGCAAGACCTGGGGAATCATCGGACTTGGCGCGATCGGACGCAGAGTTGCTGATATTGCAAAAATGTTTGGCTGTCATGTGATCTATTATTCCACGACCGGAAAGAATAACCAGCCGGGGTATGAGCGTGTAGAGTTTGAGGAACTGCTTGCAAAATCAGATATTATATCGGTACATGCACCGCTGACGGAACAGACAGAGGAATTAATGAATGCAGCGGCATTTTCAAAAATGAAACCATCTGCCATCTTCTTAAATCTTGGAAGGGGACCGATCGTGGTTGAGAAAGATCTAGCAGATGCACTGGAAAATAAAACGATCGCAGGAGCAGGACTTGACGTGCTTACCGTAGAGCCGATGAGTGCAGAAAATCCATTAAAACGGATCAAAGACAGTAACCGCCTGATCATCACACCTCATATTGCATGGGCAAGCCTTGAGGCACGTACCAGACTGATGAAGATCATTGAAGGTCAGATCCGTGATTTCTTCGGTGAAGATAATAAATAA
- a CDS encoding ABC transporter permease — protein MNRLYLRLAWSNLKNSRQFYLPYVIAGMLSAMMFYTMCAIQGNDGLSKMRGGSSVQIVLYFGVVVVGVFVSIFLFYTNSFIMKRRKKELGVYNILGMEKIHVAKIMAWETVFSFLIAVGGGLITGIVFQKLLTMFLYRLTGLEAAIPFYISGWGCLHTAEMFGAIYVCILLYNLMQIRLSNPVELLHSGNTGEREPKTKIIQAVLGILCIVTGYYIAITTDNPVKAVSLFFVAVMLVIVGTYFLFNAGSIAFLKLLRENKRYYYQTRHFTTVSGMIYRMKQNAVGLANICILSTMVLVVISMTVCMYAGIEDELKTQYPAELELIFYDPDGQQDAQTFNRMADEIERVIKENGRVITGKQKGSYVGTAVAMTGNKITALDRSAMDFSNMYVLEIMTKDGFEEYMQETIPDIPDGSVAVMMDSVYEQDTIVMGNTEYPVEQSMKFPIRDAVSEFVGGSVILIVKDENALENMRKQLAAMETEAYGEERTVDLTYVMNFDMSGTGEEKIACANAVRERVSEWQNDETNPKTMRLDCNVISRAEGHIDYETSNGGLLFLGLFLGSMFLMITVLIIYYKQISEGYEDKERFAIMEKVGMSNEEVKATIRSQVRMVFFLPLATAACHLAAAYPMLKKLLALVSLYNGTLFAWCLAGTVLVFGLIYLAVFIITSKSYYKIVGNQV, from the coding sequence ATGAATAGACTTTATCTGAGGCTTGCATGGAGCAATCTGAAAAACAGCAGACAGTTTTATCTGCCGTATGTGATCGCTGGGATGCTGTCAGCCATGATGTTCTATACGATGTGTGCGATCCAGGGAAATGATGGACTTTCGAAAATGCGCGGGGGCAGCAGTGTCCAGATAGTTCTATATTTTGGTGTGGTCGTTGTCGGTGTGTTTGTCAGCATCTTTTTATTTTATACGAACAGTTTCATTATGAAACGCAGAAAAAAAGAACTTGGAGTTTATAATATTCTTGGTATGGAAAAAATCCACGTTGCCAAAATTATGGCGTGGGAAACAGTATTTTCCTTTTTGATCGCAGTTGGCGGAGGTCTGATAACTGGAATCGTATTCCAAAAATTACTTACCATGTTTTTATACCGGCTGACCGGTCTTGAGGCGGCGATTCCATTTTATATTTCAGGATGGGGATGCCTTCATACCGCTGAGATGTTTGGTGCTATTTATGTGTGTATCCTTCTTTATAACCTGATGCAGATCCGGCTTTCGAATCCGGTAGAACTGCTTCACAGCGGAAACACTGGAGAACGTGAACCAAAAACAAAAATCATTCAGGCGGTTCTTGGAATTTTATGTATTGTAACCGGTTATTATATCGCGATTACAACGGATAATCCGGTAAAAGCGGTCAGTCTGTTTTTTGTGGCGGTTATGTTAGTTATTGTCGGAACCTATTTCCTTTTTAATGCCGGCAGTATTGCATTTTTAAAATTGCTGCGGGAAAATAAACGTTATTATTATCAGACCAGACATTTTACAACGGTTTCCGGCATGATCTACCGGATGAAGCAGAATGCAGTGGGACTTGCCAATATCTGTATTTTATCTACAATGGTACTTGTTGTGATCTCGATGACAGTGTGCATGTATGCAGGAATCGAAGATGAGTTGAAAACACAGTATCCGGCAGAGCTTGAACTGATATTTTATGATCCGGATGGACAGCAGGATGCACAGACATTTAACCGGATGGCAGATGAAATTGAGCGTGTGATAAAAGAGAATGGAAGAGTTATCACAGGAAAACAGAAAGGAAGCTATGTAGGAACTGCGGTGGCGATGACCGGAAATAAAATTACGGCACTGGATCGATCTGCTATGGATTTTTCTAATATGTATGTACTGGAGATTATGACAAAAGACGGCTTTGAGGAATATATGCAGGAAACGATCCCGGATATACCGGATGGAAGTGTGGCAGTGATGATGGATTCTGTATATGAGCAGGATACGATCGTAATGGGAAATACAGAGTATCCTGTGGAACAGTCCATGAAATTTCCAATAAGAGATGCAGTGTCAGAATTTGTGGGTGGTTCGGTTATCCTTATCGTAAAAGACGAAAACGCGTTGGAGAATATGCGAAAGCAGCTTGCGGCTATGGAGACAGAAGCATATGGGGAAGAGCGGACTGTGGATCTTACTTATGTGATGAACTTTGACATGAGCGGAACAGGAGAAGAAAAAATCGCCTGCGCCAATGCTGTGCGGGAGCGTGTCAGTGAATGGCAGAATGATGAGACGAATCCTAAGACCATGCGATTGGACTGCAATGTAATATCGAGAGCAGAGGGACATATTGATTATGAGACGAGCAATGGCGGATTACTTTTCCTGGGGCTGTTTTTAGGAAGCATGTTTTTAATGATCACAGTACTTATTATTTACTATAAACAGATATCAGAGGGCTATGAGGATAAAGAACGGTTTGCCATTATGGAAAAAGTCGGAATGAGCAACGAAGAGGTAAAAGCGACGATCCGTTCCCAGGTGCGTATGGTATTTTTCCTGCCACTTGCTACGGCGGCATGCCATCTTGCAGCCGCATATCCGATGCTGAAAAAACTGCTTGCTCTGGTGTCATTGTATAATGGAACTTTATTTGCATGGTGCTTAGCCGGTACGGTGCTGGTATTTGGTCTGATCTATCTGGCAGTTTTTATAATTACATCAAAAAGTTATTACAAAATTGTGGGAAATCAGGTATAA
- a CDS encoding HAD family hydrolase, giving the protein MKQVKNIIFDVGDVLLSYRWKYMLMDYGFTEEEAVRIGTEMFDDPEGLWGLLDLGTVSQQEIIERYCKKYPKDEKVIRWFIGHGEYMPVARPKVWELVHKLKEQGYKVYLLSNYSEELFKKHTEYADFMNDIDGLIVSYMIHKAKPDRAIYEALCEKYRLEPSECLFFDDRLENVQAAVNYGMQAKRVLSKEGLVEDLEKIVQGCEIF; this is encoded by the coding sequence ATGAAACAGGTAAAAAATATCATATTTGATGTGGGAGATGTCCTGCTTTCTTACCGGTGGAAATATATGCTGATGGATTACGGATTCACAGAGGAAGAGGCAGTGCGTATTGGAACGGAAATGTTTGATGATCCGGAAGGATTGTGGGGACTGCTTGATCTTGGGACAGTTTCACAGCAGGAGATCATTGAACGTTATTGTAAAAAATATCCAAAGGATGAAAAAGTGATCCGCTGGTTTATCGGACATGGAGAGTATATGCCTGTGGCAAGGCCGAAAGTCTGGGAACTTGTGCACAAACTTAAAGAACAGGGATATAAAGTGTATCTGTTATCGAATTATTCAGAGGAATTATTTAAAAAACACACAGAATATGCAGATTTCATGAATGATATTGATGGACTGATCGTTTCCTATATGATTCACAAGGCAAAACCGGACCGTGCAATTTATGAGGCACTCTGTGAAAAATACAGATTAGAACCATCAGAATGTCTGTTTTTTGATGACCGTCTGGAAAATGTGCAGGCAGCAGTAAACTACGGTATGCAGGCAAAGCGGGTGTTGTCAAAAGAGGGACTTGTGGAGGATCTGGAAAAAATAGTACAGGGATGTGAGATCTTTTAG
- a CDS encoding S66 family peptidase, whose translation MKYPEFLPENGTIGFVAPSFGCSIEPYYTAFLNAQKKFAEMGHKSDLGPNCYASDGIGISNTPEACGAELTEYYCSDKNDILISCGGGELMCEILDKVDFDKIRKAKPKWYMGFSDNTNMTFLLTTLCDTASVYGPCAAAFGMEPWHENLWDAYHLLRGQQNSVHGYALWEKDSKKDEEHPLEAYNVTEEKRLMVYLPQEQNLEHNAAQTGGKSKIEVHPAENLQKKINMQGRLLGGCMDCLVNLLGTEFDKVKEFTEKYQDDGIIWFLESCDLNVMSIRRAVWQMKHAGWFSHVKGFLIGRPAVFGQEMMGLDQYHAVTDLLAEYQVPIIMDADIGHIPPMMPLVCGSYADVSIIGNQLNVNMTWK comes from the coding sequence ATGAAATATCCAGAATTTTTACCGGAAAACGGAACGATTGGCTTTGTGGCACCGTCTTTTGGATGCAGCATAGAGCCGTATTATACAGCATTTTTGAATGCGCAGAAAAAATTTGCCGAAATGGGGCATAAATCAGATCTTGGACCAAACTGTTATGCATCAGATGGAATCGGTATCAGCAATACACCGGAGGCATGCGGGGCGGAGTTGACCGAATATTACTGCAGTGATAAAAATGATATTTTAATCTCCTGCGGCGGTGGAGAGCTGATGTGTGAGATTTTAGATAAGGTTGATTTTGACAAGATCAGGAAGGCAAAACCAAAGTGGTATATGGGATTTTCAGACAATACCAATATGACATTCCTGCTTACGACATTGTGTGATACTGCATCGGTGTACGGACCGTGTGCGGCAGCTTTTGGCATGGAGCCATGGCATGAAAATCTGTGGGATGCTTATCATCTTCTGCGCGGACAGCAAAACAGTGTACATGGTTACGCATTGTGGGAAAAAGACAGCAAAAAAGACGAGGAGCATCCGCTTGAAGCGTATAATGTGACAGAAGAGAAGAGACTTATGGTATATCTGCCACAGGAACAGAATTTGGAACATAATGCTGCACAGACGGGCGGCAAATCAAAAATCGAGGTGCATCCTGCAGAAAATCTGCAGAAGAAGATAAACATGCAGGGAAGACTGCTTGGTGGCTGTATGGACTGTCTGGTCAATCTGCTCGGAACAGAATTTGATAAGGTAAAGGAATTTACAGAGAAATATCAGGATGATGGGATCATCTGGTTTTTGGAATCCTGTGATCTGAACGTGATGTCTATCCGCAGAGCGGTCTGGCAGATGAAACATGCCGGATGGTTTTCGCATGTAAAGGGATTTCTGATCGGAAGACCGGCGGTATTTGGACAGGAAATGATGGGATTAGACCAGTATCATGCAGTTACAGATCTGCTTGCGGAATATCAGGTACCGATCATTATGGATGCAGATATCGGACATATTCCACCAATGATGCCGCTTGTCTGCGGCAGTTATGCAGATGTCAGCATCATTGGAAATCAGTTAAATGTAAATATGACGTGGAAATAA
- a CDS encoding patatin-like phospholipase family protein, whose protein sequence is MKLGMVFEGGANRTVFSCGVMDKFLEEDIMPDYYIGVSAGMAYGLSYLSGQKGRNLELMEKYMADKRYMGMRHLLNRKEHAYYNTKFVFEEVPNELLPFDYDALARFPGEIEAAVTNIHTGKAEYMEVPRGKDMRDLLVATCSLPILFQPVKLGRHYYLDGGLADSIPYEHALEKGCEKIVVVLTRERGYVKKKEKAAGVMNRLYQRYPKIVEDMKLRAERYNASMEKLMQLEKEGKVFVIAPESTYGVGRTETDTVKLRRLYDEGYRIATEQTDSLYAYLNK, encoded by the coding sequence ATGAAGCTTGGAATGGTATTTGAAGGTGGTGCAAACCGCACCGTTTTTTCCTGCGGAGTAATGGATAAATTTTTAGAAGAAGATATTATGCCGGATTATTATATCGGTGTTTCCGCAGGAATGGCGTATGGATTGTCATATCTTTCAGGGCAGAAAGGGCGCAATCTTGAACTGATGGAAAAATATATGGCAGATAAGCGCTATATGGGAATGCGCCATCTGTTAAACCGCAAGGAACATGCGTATTACAATACAAAATTTGTATTTGAGGAAGTACCAAATGAACTGCTTCCTTTTGATTATGATGCGCTGGCACGTTTTCCGGGAGAGATTGAGGCAGCAGTCACAAATATTCATACAGGCAAAGCAGAATATATGGAAGTGCCGCGTGGAAAAGATATGAGAGATCTTCTGGTTGCGACCTGTTCACTGCCGATCCTGTTCCAGCCGGTAAAACTCGGCAGACATTATTATTTAGACGGTGGACTTGCAGATTCCATTCCGTATGAGCATGCCTTAGAAAAAGGATGTGAGAAAATCGTTGTGGTTCTTACGAGAGAACGCGGATATGTAAAGAAAAAAGAAAAAGCTGCGGGAGTCATGAACCGTCTGTATCAGCGTTATCCGAAAATTGTGGAAGATATGAAACTGCGTGCGGAGCGTTATAACGCCTCCATGGAGAAACTGATGCAGCTGGAAAAAGAGGGAAAAGTATTTGTGATCGCTCCGGAATCGACTTATGGAGTCGGCAGGACGGAGACAGATACCGTAAAGTTACGCAGACTTTATGATGAAGGATACCGTATTGCTACGGAACAGACAGACTCCCTTTACGCCTATCTGAATAAATAA
- a CDS encoding zinc dependent phospholipase C family protein: protein MPGYVTHYIFGREVYHNLKNNSLKKNLYYNRAAYGLGLQGPDIFFYYLPSYVLEGHNIGALAHVLETGAFFQGLIESRSQFSSCTDLNIAEAYLMGFLGHYTLDTICHPYIYAMTHFKDKKEKAYFSRHAYLETDIDTALLDMKLHRQPCNFHPEDTIRLTHRQKYVIASMLYYAYRYAFPDVKFRKYTMYLAIFSMQFGLWLMHDDSGKKKAIVRLTERICLGYPLFSPLIPSDTLFFRTDPFNLRHAKWTNPWDSSLISHESFFDLYNRSKKLYLSRILSLHTALHAGADSAKQDAVIQKFLEGYGNLSFHSGLSSTIPS from the coding sequence ATGCCTGGATATGTTACCCATTATATATTCGGAAGAGAGGTTTATCATAACCTGAAAAATAATTCTTTAAAAAAGAATCTTTATTATAATCGTGCTGCTTATGGTCTTGGACTTCAGGGACCTGATATTTTCTTTTATTACCTTCCTTCTTATGTACTGGAAGGTCATAATATCGGTGCACTTGCCCATGTCCTCGAAACCGGTGCTTTTTTCCAGGGTCTGATTGAAAGTCGCAGCCAGTTTTCGTCCTGCACAGATCTTAATATCGCAGAAGCCTACCTGATGGGTTTTCTCGGACACTATACCTTAGATACGATATGTCATCCATATATTTATGCTATGACGCATTTTAAAGATAAAAAGGAAAAAGCATATTTTTCAAGGCATGCCTATCTGGAAACGGATATTGATACTGCACTGCTCGACATGAAACTGCACCGTCAGCCATGTAATTTCCATCCGGAGGACACGATCCGGCTGACACACCGCCAGAAGTATGTTATTGCAAGTATGCTCTATTACGCTTACCGTTATGCTTTCCCGGATGTCAAATTCCGCAAATACACCATGTATCTTGCCATTTTTTCTATGCAGTTTGGTCTGTGGCTCATGCACGACGACTCCGGTAAGAAAAAAGCCATTGTCCGGCTGACCGAACGGATCTGTCTCGGATATCCTTTATTTTCACCGCTGATTCCAAGCGACACTTTATTTTTCCGCACAGATCCGTTCAATCTGAGACATGCGAAATGGACAAACCCATGGGATTCTTCCCTTATTTCCCATGAGAGCTTCTTTGATTTATATAACCGATCCAAAAAACTGTATCTGTCCCGCATCCTCTCACTGCACACTGCACTTCATGCCGGTGCCGATTCAGCAAAGCAGGATGCCGTCATACAGAAATTCTTAGAAGGATATGGAAATCTTTCTTTCCACAGCGGATTAAGTTCAACGATTCCAAGCTGA